A region from the Chitinophaga sp. Cy-1792 genome encodes:
- a CDS encoding cytochrome-c peroxidase — MKRKFIIVATLVAFVTGSSFLAQPDPSAALRALYEKPVSEWPKPDIDAGIVYAEFKPLPTVDTSYFRIIAQPKVNLGKLLFFDPILSSSNQISCSSCHDPHLSWGDGRRVSLGTDHLEGTRNTPSLLNVAQRKSFFWDGRAASLEAQAAFPIQTHHEMDMNIEKLGPKLSQIKAYQKLFKEAFGTTQVTQEMIVGAIAAFQETITSRKSRFDKFMEGDYKALSDQELYGMHLFRTKARCMNCHNGQYLTDESFHNIGLTYYKRKYQDLGRYEITHDANDVGKFKTPSLRDVMHNAPWMHNGLFNDITGVVNIYNSGMHMIDPKPEQKAQDSLFPYTDPILHKLNLTKDEIGAIVAFMDAITATQYKMQRPELPRD, encoded by the coding sequence ATGAAAAGAAAATTTATCATCGTGGCCACATTGGTGGCATTTGTAACAGGCAGTAGTTTTCTTGCGCAGCCTGATCCTTCAGCTGCATTGCGTGCACTGTATGAAAAGCCGGTGTCTGAATGGCCGAAGCCGGATATTGATGCAGGGATCGTATATGCAGAGTTTAAGCCATTGCCAACCGTAGATACCAGTTATTTCAGAATTATTGCACAGCCGAAAGTGAATCTCGGTAAGCTGTTATTCTTTGATCCGATATTATCCAGCTCCAACCAGATTTCCTGTAGCAGCTGCCATGATCCGCATTTGTCGTGGGGAGATGGCAGACGTGTGTCACTTGGTACCGACCATCTGGAAGGTACCCGTAACACGCCCTCACTGCTGAACGTAGCGCAGCGCAAATCATTCTTCTGGGATGGCCGCGCCGCCTCCCTGGAAGCACAGGCTGCCTTTCCTATCCAGACGCACCACGAAATGGATATGAACATCGAAAAGCTGGGCCCTAAACTCAGCCAGATAAAAGCCTATCAGAAGCTCTTCAAGGAAGCTTTTGGTACTACGCAGGTAACACAGGAAATGATCGTAGGCGCCATCGCCGCTTTCCAGGAAACCATTACCAGCCGTAAAAGCCGTTTCGATAAATTCATGGAAGGTGATTATAAAGCACTTTCTGACCAGGAACTATATGGTATGCATCTCTTCAGAACAAAAGCAAGATGTATGAACTGCCACAACGGTCAGTACCTGACAGATGAGAGCTTCCATAATATCGGCCTGACTTACTACAAGCGTAAATACCAGGACCTGGGCAGATATGAAATTACCCATGATGCCAATGATGTAGGCAAATTCAAAACGCCATCCCTGCGCGATGTGATGCATAACGCACCATGGATGCACAACGGCCTGTTCAACGATATTACCGGCGTAGTCAATATCTACAACAGTGGTATGCATATGATTGATCCAAAGCCGGAGCAAAAGGCGCAGGATAGCCTGTTCCCTTATACAGATCCTATTCTGCATAAACTGAACCTCACTAAGGATGAAATCGGCGCTATTGTGGCGTTTATGGACGCCATCACTGCAACCCAATACAAAATGCAACGGCCGGAACTGCCAAGAGACTAA
- a CDS encoding SDR family oxidoreductase — translation MTTRTKIALVTGGSRGLGKNMALAIADKGIDVIITYHSKADDAAEVVKAIEAKGRKAAALQLDTSHVAAFDAFFKEFSTVLNKTFNSNHFDFLVNNAGTALYAPVASTTEEQFDTAVNIHFKGVFFLTQKALPFLNDGGRIINISSGLARFTPPGSSVYGSLKGAIEVFTRYLATELGARGIAANTVAPGAIETDFGGGRVRDNKEINDVIAAHTALGRVGLPDDIGGVVAFLCTEEARWINAQRIEVSGGMNL, via the coding sequence ATGACTACCAGAACCAAAATTGCCCTGGTAACAGGGGGAAGCAGAGGATTAGGCAAAAACATGGCACTCGCCATCGCAGATAAAGGCATCGACGTTATCATCACCTATCACAGCAAGGCTGATGATGCAGCCGAAGTGGTGAAAGCCATTGAAGCCAAAGGCCGTAAAGCAGCCGCCTTACAGCTGGACACCTCTCATGTGGCCGCTTTTGATGCCTTTTTTAAAGAATTCAGCACGGTATTAAACAAAACCTTTAACAGCAATCATTTTGATTTCCTGGTAAATAATGCCGGTACAGCCTTATATGCGCCTGTGGCATCTACCACAGAAGAACAGTTTGATACCGCCGTCAACATACATTTCAAAGGGGTATTCTTCCTGACACAGAAAGCACTCCCTTTCCTGAACGACGGTGGCCGTATCATCAATATTTCTTCCGGCCTGGCACGTTTCACGCCTCCCGGCAGCAGCGTTTACGGCTCACTGAAAGGCGCCATAGAAGTGTTTACCCGGTACCTGGCAACTGAACTCGGCGCACGTGGCATCGCTGCCAATACCGTAGCACCAGGCGCTATTGAAACCGATTTCGGTGGCGGCAGAGTGAGAGACAATAAAGAAATCAATGATGTGATTGCTGCTCATACCGCTTTAGGCCGTGTAGGCCTGCCGGATGACATCGGTGGCGTAGTAGCATTCCTCTGCACGGAAGAAGCCAGATGGATCAATGCGCAACGTATTGAAGTAAGTGGTGGAATGAACCTGTAA
- a CDS encoding AraC family transcriptional regulator, translating to METTSLEDFYREYKGVVPEGISNEIGHFNVFKTADTVAAVKANKGMPYNRRNYYKISMINGRNRAEYADKVIEIEQHALLFASPKIPYNYQPLDDDQQGYFCIFTHDFMLPRKSGVVLDDLPIFKSGGYPVFQVSEKEAEAITAIFKKMYEEISSDYAYKYDLLRNYVMEVIHYGQKLQPMTALYPTHNAAHRIASLFIELLERQFPVEPPHQRMELRTASDFADRLAVHVNHLNKVLKENTGKTTTELISHRITQEARILLKQTDLSISEIAYGLGFEEVAHFSNFFRKQTAITPVSFRKQPGI from the coding sequence ATGGAAACGACCTCACTGGAAGATTTTTACAGGGAATATAAAGGCGTGGTACCCGAGGGCATCAGTAATGAGATCGGGCATTTCAATGTATTCAAGACGGCAGATACCGTGGCCGCGGTGAAAGCCAATAAAGGCATGCCCTACAACCGGCGGAATTATTATAAGATCAGTATGATCAACGGCCGGAACAGGGCAGAGTACGCAGACAAAGTGATCGAAATCGAGCAGCACGCGCTGTTATTTGCCAGTCCGAAGATCCCTTATAACTACCAGCCCCTGGACGATGACCAGCAGGGATATTTCTGCATATTCACCCATGACTTCATGCTGCCGCGCAAAAGCGGCGTTGTGCTGGACGACCTCCCCATCTTCAAATCCGGCGGTTATCCGGTGTTCCAGGTATCGGAGAAGGAAGCGGAAGCCATTACCGCTATTTTTAAAAAGATGTATGAAGAGATATCTTCCGATTATGCCTATAAATATGACCTGCTGCGAAATTATGTAATGGAAGTCATTCACTACGGGCAGAAGCTACAGCCAATGACCGCCCTGTACCCTACCCATAATGCTGCTCACCGTATCGCTTCCCTGTTCATAGAGCTGCTGGAGCGGCAGTTTCCGGTAGAGCCGCCACATCAGCGGATGGAGCTGCGCACTGCCAGCGACTTTGCCGATCGTTTAGCCGTACATGTCAATCATCTTAATAAAGTATTAAAAGAAAATACCGGGAAAACCACCACCGAGCTCATCAGCCACCGCATTACCCAGGAAGCGAGAATACTACTCAAACAAACAGACCTGAGCATTTCTGAAATAGCCTATGGACTTGGCTTTGAAGAAGTGGCGCATTTCTCCAACTTCTTCCGGAAACAAACGGCCATTACCCCGGTCAGCTTCAGAAAGCAGCCCGGCATTTGA
- a CDS encoding DMT family transporter: MSTLSLILVLIAAIIHALWNLITKQVKGGLPFFWLLSLFSAVIFAPVLIYQISSAKVEITSTAIWLALGSGLLHIFYYIALQVGYHKADLSVVYPVARGAGPLFSVTGAILLFGERPGIPAYIGFVLIITGVILLTGLKLSGSSKQVLTGLNYGLLTGIFIAGYTLWDKKAVADYHISPLFISFGSMILPLLALTPVAIRKSEEVKVSVKLHWKAALMVSILQPVSYLLVLIAMKTTPVSYVAPVRELSIVIGVFFGVNLLKEKDATRRMIGAVIILAGIALLAFS, from the coding sequence ATGAGTACCCTTTCCCTGATCCTTGTTTTAATAGCCGCCATCATACATGCCTTATGGAACCTCATCACCAAACAGGTGAAGGGAGGATTGCCATTTTTCTGGCTACTATCTTTGTTTTCAGCAGTAATATTTGCACCAGTACTGATCTACCAGATCAGCAGTGCCAAAGTAGAGATCACCAGCACCGCCATCTGGCTGGCCCTTGGCAGCGGACTGCTGCACATCTTTTATTATATCGCCTTGCAGGTAGGCTATCACAAGGCAGACCTTTCTGTAGTATACCCTGTGGCGCGGGGCGCAGGGCCGCTGTTTTCCGTAACGGGCGCTATCCTGCTTTTCGGGGAAAGACCGGGCATACCAGCCTATATTGGCTTTGTGCTGATCATCACTGGTGTGATTTTACTAACAGGATTAAAACTAAGCGGAAGCAGCAAGCAAGTACTAACCGGACTCAATTACGGCCTGCTGACAGGCATTTTCATTGCCGGGTATACGTTGTGGGACAAAAAAGCCGTTGCCGATTACCATATTTCTCCCTTATTCATCAGCTTTGGTTCGATGATCCTGCCGTTGCTGGCACTTACGCCGGTGGCTATACGAAAATCTGAAGAAGTAAAAGTTTCGGTGAAGCTGCACTGGAAGGCCGCTTTGATGGTTTCCATCCTGCAACCCGTCTCCTATTTGCTGGTATTGATTGCCATGAAAACCACGCCGGTAAGTTATGTAGCGCCCGTACGTGAGCTGAGTATCGTTATCGGGGTATTCTTTGGCGTCAACCTGCTGAAAGAAAAAGATGCCACCCGCCGTATGATCGGTGCGGTCATCATCCTGGCAGGCATAGCACTGCTGGCTTTCAGCTAA
- a CDS encoding Crp/Fnr family transcriptional regulator, whose amino-acid sequence MRTDNKLSCDGQTCMLCRLSMPEWKTAVRLQVKNYRFKKNETIFREGDPVEGIYFVYDGIVKVHKHWGTDKDLIVRFAGKGEILGHRGIGSTENLYPVTATAMSPVTVCYVDMPFFEASLKVNHEFLYQLMRFYAQELQEAERYMHGLAHLPVKARLANALLLLHTKFGTTPEGFINLPLTKQDLSAYIGATYETTFRVLQDLIAAALVRSDGKLLAITQPEALQEILRAAGASGTIA is encoded by the coding sequence ATGAGAACAGACAACAAACTCTCCTGCGACGGACAAACATGCATGTTGTGCCGGCTATCCATGCCCGAATGGAAAACTGCGGTCAGGCTACAAGTAAAAAACTATCGGTTCAAAAAAAATGAAACCATCTTCCGTGAAGGGGATCCGGTGGAGGGCATCTACTTTGTCTATGATGGGATCGTAAAAGTACATAAACACTGGGGCACCGACAAAGACCTCATCGTCCGCTTTGCCGGCAAAGGTGAAATCCTTGGCCACAGGGGCATCGGCAGCACCGAAAACCTTTACCCGGTTACCGCCACAGCCATGAGTCCTGTTACGGTTTGCTATGTAGACATGCCCTTCTTCGAGGCATCCCTTAAAGTAAACCACGAATTCCTGTACCAGCTGATGCGCTTCTATGCACAGGAACTGCAGGAAGCAGAACGCTATATGCACGGACTTGCACATCTTCCCGTAAAAGCACGACTGGCAAATGCATTACTGCTACTACACACAAAATTTGGTACTACACCGGAAGGATTTATCAACCTGCCTTTAACCAAACAGGATTTATCTGCCTACATCGGCGCTACCTATGAAACTACCTTCCGTGTATTGCAGGACCTCATCGCCGCCGCACTGGTCAGGTCCGATGGCAAACTACTCGCTATCACCCAACCGGAAGCATTGCAGGAAATCCTGCGGGCAGCGGGAGCATCGGGAACGATTGCGTAA
- a CDS encoding pectinesterase family protein, with protein sequence MIKFFLVLLLSACTITLHAQTATKTVAQDGTGDYTTVQAALDAVPLHNQQPLVIYIKKGIYKEKLHLDSTKDHITLIGEDENNTIITYADHAGGRAPNGDSIRTFTSYSCSINASDFRAEHLTFQNTAGPTAGQAVALAVKADRASFIHCRMLGYQDTLLAGSYGPTRQYYRECYIEGSIDFIFGYAAALFYKCHIHSNRDAYITAASTIQTQSAGYVFKECKITADSGVTKVYLGRPWRPFSSVTYINCYLGGHILPQGWDNWGKTTNEQTARYAEYKNYGPGANTNARVKWARQLTKKEAAAFTPSFIYGDWKFKL encoded by the coding sequence ATGATAAAATTTTTTCTCGTACTGCTACTGTCGGCATGCACGATAACACTGCACGCACAAACAGCTACCAAAACGGTGGCACAGGATGGTACAGGCGATTATACTACCGTACAAGCCGCACTGGACGCAGTTCCGCTTCACAACCAACAACCGCTGGTCATCTACATAAAAAAAGGAATTTATAAAGAAAAGCTACACCTGGATTCTACCAAAGACCACATTACTTTAATAGGGGAAGATGAAAACAATACCATCATCACCTATGCAGACCATGCCGGCGGAAGAGCCCCCAACGGGGATTCTATACGTACTTTCACTTCTTATTCCTGTAGTATCAACGCATCGGATTTTCGCGCCGAACACCTTACTTTTCAGAATACTGCCGGCCCCACCGCCGGACAGGCAGTAGCACTGGCGGTGAAAGCTGATCGCGCTTCGTTTATCCATTGCCGTATGCTGGGCTACCAGGATACACTGCTGGCAGGTAGTTACGGGCCTACACGTCAATACTACCGCGAATGTTATATCGAAGGCAGCATCGACTTTATTTTCGGATATGCGGCAGCGTTATTCTATAAATGTCATATCCACAGTAACAGGGACGCCTATATTACCGCAGCTTCCACCATACAGACACAATCCGCCGGATATGTTTTTAAAGAATGTAAAATTACGGCAGACAGCGGCGTAACGAAAGTGTACCTGGGGAGGCCATGGAGGCCGTTTTCGAGCGTTACATATATTAACTGTTACCTGGGTGGGCATATACTCCCGCAGGGCTGGGACAACTGGGGCAAAACAACCAACGAACAAACTGCACGCTATGCCGAATACAAAAATTATGGCCCAGGCGCAAATACCAACGCACGCGTGAAATGGGCCAGGCAACTGACTAAAAAAGAAGCCGCCGCTTTTACACCGTCATTTATTTACGGAGACTGGAAATTTAAATTATAA
- a CDS encoding glycoside hydrolase 43 family protein, giving the protein MRLSHYLIGLLAACPVALHAQQQVSKVWVADNGNGTYKNPVLYADYSDPDAIRVNDDFYMIASSFDAVPGLPILHSKDLVNWELTGHALLRQPPFDHFSQTQHGNGVWAPAIRYHNDEFYIYYPDPDFGIYLTKSKNINGPWSAPELVVAGKGLIDPCPLWDDDGKVYLVHAYAGSRAGIKSIIVVKQLNAEGTKAIDEGVMVFDGHDANPTLEGPKLYKRNGYYYIFAPAGGVSTGWQLVMRSKNIYGPYESKIVMDQGNSKVNGPHQGAWVQTQKGEDWFLHFQDQEAYGRVIHLQPMQWVNDWPVIGEDKDKDGKGTPVATWRKPNVGTFPVVTPPDSDEFNTPALGLQWQWQANPAAGWAFPSPAKGSLRLFAAQAPDSARNLWEIPNVLLQKFPAETFTVTTKLSFTPRLNGDRIVFTVMGADYAGLSLENQADGVYITSLRCLKADRGKPEEKTTISKFTGKDIYFRVTVKPGAQCQFSYSEDGMKFKDAGAVFTAVPGRWIGAKVGLSCYRTVKTNDAGYADVDWFRVTP; this is encoded by the coding sequence ATGAGATTATCACATTACCTGATAGGACTGCTGGCAGCATGTCCTGTCGCACTGCACGCTCAGCAGCAGGTTTCTAAAGTATGGGTGGCCGACAATGGAAACGGCACCTATAAAAATCCGGTGCTGTATGCCGACTATTCCGACCCGGACGCTATCCGTGTGAATGATGATTTTTATATGATCGCATCCAGCTTTGATGCTGTTCCCGGACTGCCTATCCTTCATTCTAAAGACCTGGTCAACTGGGAGCTGACCGGACATGCATTATTACGTCAGCCACCATTTGATCATTTCTCGCAAACGCAGCATGGCAACGGTGTGTGGGCGCCCGCTATCCGATACCATAATGATGAATTCTATATTTATTATCCTGACCCGGACTTCGGTATTTATCTTACCAAATCTAAAAATATCAATGGACCATGGTCAGCGCCTGAACTGGTAGTTGCCGGCAAAGGACTGATAGACCCCTGTCCGCTCTGGGACGACGACGGAAAGGTATACCTGGTGCATGCCTACGCGGGTAGTCGTGCAGGTATAAAAAGCATTATCGTCGTAAAACAGCTGAATGCGGAAGGCACCAAAGCTATCGATGAAGGTGTTATGGTATTCGACGGCCACGATGCCAACCCTACACTGGAAGGCCCGAAGTTGTATAAACGTAATGGATACTACTACATCTTTGCGCCCGCTGGTGGCGTATCTACGGGATGGCAGCTGGTGATGCGTTCAAAAAATATTTACGGCCCCTACGAAAGTAAAATTGTGATGGACCAGGGCAATTCAAAAGTGAACGGCCCGCACCAGGGCGCCTGGGTACAGACACAGAAAGGGGAGGACTGGTTCCTGCATTTCCAGGACCAGGAAGCCTATGGACGTGTGATACATTTGCAGCCGATGCAGTGGGTCAACGACTGGCCGGTGATAGGAGAAGATAAAGACAAAGACGGCAAAGGTACGCCGGTGGCCACCTGGCGCAAACCGAACGTAGGTACTTTCCCTGTCGTTACGCCTCCTGATTCAGATGAATTTAATACGCCTGCCCTGGGACTGCAATGGCAGTGGCAGGCCAATCCCGCTGCGGGATGGGCTTTCCCGTCGCCAGCAAAAGGTAGCTTACGCTTATTCGCTGCACAGGCGCCGGATTCAGCACGCAACCTCTGGGAGATTCCGAATGTATTACTGCAGAAATTCCCGGCAGAAACATTCACGGTTACAACAAAACTAAGCTTTACACCTCGACTTAACGGCGATCGTATAGTCTTTACCGTTATGGGTGCCGACTATGCCGGGTTGTCGCTTGAAAACCAGGCAGATGGCGTATATATTACTTCGTTGCGCTGTCTGAAGGCCGACAGGGGCAAGCCGGAAGAAAAGACTACAATTTCCAAATTTACCGGTAAGGATATTTACTTCCGCGTAACCGTAAAACCGGGGGCGCAATGTCAGTTTAGTTACAGTGAAGATGGCATGAAATTCAAAGATGCCGGAGCGGTGTTTACAGCGGTTCCTGGCCGCTGGATTGGTGCTAAAGTTGGCCTGAGCTGCTACCGCACCGTTAAAACCAATGATGCCGGTTATGCTGATGTTGATTGGTTCCGCGTTACGCCCTGA
- a CDS encoding helix-turn-helix domain-containing protein produces MATNIKETSSSIENLKVLAGHCKINGILTSIGLRWKMQLLVCIDAGISQFSKLKKIFPTLSDQVLGKRIAEMLEEGLIEKEEIHTTWPCQFKYEVTLKGKELLEIMVLLNKWGIKWEEKM; encoded by the coding sequence ATGGCAACAAATATCAAAGAAACGTCCAGCAGTATTGAAAACCTGAAGGTATTGGCCGGACATTGCAAGATCAATGGCATCCTTACCAGCATCGGACTTCGCTGGAAGATGCAGTTACTGGTTTGTATAGACGCAGGTATCAGTCAGTTCAGTAAACTGAAGAAGATCTTCCCGACCTTATCTGATCAGGTATTAGGGAAAAGAATAGCAGAAATGCTGGAAGAAGGGCTGATTGAAAAAGAAGAAATTCATACTACCTGGCCTTGTCAGTTTAAATATGAGGTAACCCTGAAGGGGAAAGAGTTGTTGGAGATTATGGTATTGTTGAATAAATGGGGTATTAAGTGGGAAGAAAAGATGTAG
- a CDS encoding alpha/beta fold hydrolase, which yields MKLQKELRLLVLVLLIALSQNAFAQAKYDKPVFVLVHGAWHGGWCWQEVSQRLTAQGYKVYTPTLSGLGEHKNTLNESVGLDTHISDIINLLTMEDLHNVVLVGHSYAGAVIEGVADSIPGRLRSLIFLDAIIAENGQSLHELQPAEMQASEQRNIDAKQPLAPFPVQIFGVTDPVKAAWVTARLTDQPFLTFAQQIKLHHALGNGLPRTYIACTNPQLPIMARMSEKAKSLGWQHVDMNTGHDAMITDPAGLSKLLSKLAQ from the coding sequence ATGAAGTTACAGAAAGAATTACGGCTATTAGTATTGGTATTATTGATAGCCTTATCACAAAATGCCTTTGCACAGGCAAAGTATGATAAACCCGTATTTGTATTGGTACACGGCGCCTGGCATGGGGGCTGGTGCTGGCAGGAAGTAAGTCAGCGGCTGACGGCACAGGGGTATAAAGTATATACACCTACGCTGAGTGGATTAGGTGAGCATAAAAATACGCTGAATGAAAGTGTAGGACTGGACACACATATCAGCGATATTATCAACCTCCTTACCATGGAGGATTTACATAATGTAGTGCTGGTAGGCCACAGCTATGCAGGCGCAGTCATAGAAGGAGTGGCAGATAGCATTCCCGGGAGGTTAAGAAGCCTGATTTTTCTGGATGCTATTATAGCGGAGAATGGACAGAGTTTGCATGAACTACAGCCAGCAGAAATGCAGGCTTCCGAGCAAAGGAATATTGATGCGAAGCAGCCACTGGCCCCATTCCCGGTGCAGATATTCGGTGTTACAGATCCTGTAAAGGCTGCCTGGGTGACTGCCAGGTTAACTGATCAGCCTTTTTTGACCTTCGCGCAGCAAATTAAACTGCATCATGCGTTGGGAAATGGTTTGCCCAGGACCTACATCGCCTGCACCAATCCACAGCTGCCTATTATGGCCAGGATGAGTGAAAAAGCCAAAAGCCTTGGATGGCAACATGTTGATATGAATACCGGCCATGATGCGATGATCACAGATCCGGCAGGACTGTCGAAGTTATTGTCAAAGCTGGCGCAATAG
- a CDS encoding LacI family DNA-binding transcriptional regulator, which yields MKYQAITIKDIAKALNLSTSTVSRALRDSHEISSATKQVVMEYAAKLNFQPNPIALSLKERKSHSIGVIVSEIANSFFSQIINGIESVANEKGYTVIISQSHENFEKEIRTLQYLASRSIDGLLISVSSATNDLSHLKGMHQSGMPIVFFDRTVEDITTHKVMVDNYQGAYNATMQLLAEGHHSIACVANSEHLSITKDRVGGYLAALQQHNITVDPALIKYCFHGGMLLTEVETAVHELLQASPRPEAIFATSDKLTTGCMRVLKRAGIAIPQDMALTGFSNSELIELLHAPITVVQQPAYEMGQVATELLLQLIESKRPVKDFKSIALQTRMVQPQ from the coding sequence ATGAAGTACCAAGCCATCACGATCAAAGACATTGCTAAAGCATTGAATCTCTCCACTTCCACGGTATCCCGTGCGTTGCGCGACAGTCATGAAATTAGCTCAGCCACCAAGCAGGTTGTTATGGAATATGCTGCGAAACTGAATTTCCAGCCTAATCCGATCGCACTCTCATTAAAAGAAAGGAAAAGCCATTCCATTGGCGTGATCGTATCAGAGATCGCCAACAGTTTTTTTTCCCAGATCATTAATGGGATTGAATCGGTCGCCAATGAAAAAGGGTATACGGTCATCATCTCCCAAAGCCATGAAAACTTTGAGAAAGAGATACGCACCTTACAATACCTGGCTTCCAGGAGTATAGACGGACTCCTTATCAGCGTATCCAGTGCCACCAATGACCTGAGTCACCTGAAAGGGATGCACCAGTCCGGGATGCCTATTGTATTTTTCGACAGAACAGTAGAAGATATTACTACACATAAAGTGATGGTAGACAATTACCAGGGCGCTTACAATGCCACCATGCAACTACTGGCGGAAGGACACCACAGCATCGCCTGTGTAGCCAACTCAGAGCACCTGAGCATCACGAAAGATCGTGTAGGCGGCTACCTGGCGGCATTGCAACAGCATAACATCACTGTTGATCCTGCTTTAATAAAATACTGCTTTCATGGCGGAATGTTATTGACAGAAGTAGAAACTGCCGTCCATGAGTTATTACAGGCGAGTCCACGGCCAGAAGCTATTTTTGCCACCTCCGACAAACTCACCACAGGATGTATGCGCGTCCTGAAACGCGCCGGCATTGCAATCCCCCAGGATATGGCACTCACCGGGTTTTCCAATTCCGAACTGATTGAATTACTTCACGCACCTATCACCGTAGTACAACAGCCCGCGTATGAAATGGGGCAGGTAGCCACAGAGCTGCTGTTACAGCTGATAGAGTCGAAAAGGCCTGTGAAGGATTTTAAATCTATTGCCCTGCAAACAAGGATGGTACAGCCACAATAA